The sequence below is a genomic window from Nicotiana tomentosiformis chromosome 6, ASM39032v3, whole genome shotgun sequence.
TAGAGTgtcgaacatgctcaaaaactatgCTAGACTCTCCTAATGTCCAGGGGCAACGACAGGCATCTTGGGTGCCTGtgccccaaccggagctactggcggctcctcagtCGTTGCTCggtattgatacccaattttgccatcatattttgtaaaatattttatatattttttaaaatataattttgcaTCGTGACTCAATTGACAAGAGTCATATAAATATTTGCTATAATATTCCATAATCTTAAAGTTTTaaattgatttttcttgcatttaaattatttaaataattacTAATTATCCCTTCAAACTATTTTTGGATTATTTAAccatccaaattaattatttatacccACATGCATGTTCTataataattttatataattacgtTTGCATTTTACACTATTTGCATTAGTACCCTATACTTTCACAATTAATTGAATTTACTATTTTATTTGGCTCAAAATAACATTTCTTATGTATTTACAATATTTAGGTATTATTTTTTAAAGATTAAGTCGCATAAATagtatttatatatttatttagttattttatttatttatttcttaatttcttttatttaacaTTTGGCCCAAATTAGGCCAATATTTGGACCCAAATTACCAGCCCGGATCTAAAAACCCTTAGCCCAATCCCGTTAGCCAAAACCAAACGAGCTTTTTAATCCAACCCCGTCTTGACCCGTAAAACCAACCCGGCCCGTTCAATTTTTAATCCCGACTGTCGATCACTCATGATCAATGGCTTACAACTACCCTACCACTTTTAATTACACAACCCCAAACCATAATCCCCATTTCCCTAAGACCgctacctctattctctctcgcCCCTCTTCCTTTCTCCTTCAAAAACCCTAGCCGCCTTTACCAACCTTCTCTGAATCCGATTAACTCATGGACTCATACTgttattgtcacgccccgacctcgggaagcgcgaccggcactcaacagagttacctcggtcgagcaagcctgcacagtgccgtctacccaactcacccataaataaagagaagaacacatttaattaattagacagtaagatgtcatgaaaataacaccagttcattttcattagttacgtcattaacaagtctccaaaacagtACATTGTAAAATCATAGATAAAGTGGAACAtatgatacgattacaacatttttagtttaaccttcccaaaaatagatacaacccacactatgtctatggagcctctaacatGAACAAAGGAGTGCTACAACAGCGCCAGCAACAAGGTCccgtctatacctcaaaatgctatgtacaaagtaAGTTTctgtaatttaagttgggagatctttaacaCCGATACACCTCCGTGCATTAGCACGGAttctgatctcagcccgatcggctaagccgtctcacaacAATGTCGTGTTGGTCGACATCATATCACAACTCGCTAGCAaaaatctcatcccatttaaggggaaacatctcaacacaccaatctcatcccatataaggggaaacagtctcatcacattaacacggggatttacccctcaatgactcctacaccggcacgtgtagtttcagggttaggttgtTCTGACCATCCATTCCTCGGTGGCTAAAGGATACTCCCAAGACATTTATTATTAAAATgatttaccactcatttcatattattttacatgtcattcattgtattggcaccattggccataatGCAATATCATCCTTGGCACGTTgaccgtacttcataattcatgctcactatttcacTTTTAAACATTATCATGGATTGTCAACCacaaacatttctattcaagagTTTAAGTATGCATTTGAGCAATTTACGGTCTTAGGTACacgtgatttcttacacaatttgatatgatcactttcatttgggcttgacttgaagtcgcaacattttaatacatactcatacttaGAACACACTCCCGAAGAATAACATAATATGACAAGAATATtctggaacacattttgaacatattaatatatatacatctttcgACACCAAGCTTATTCAGAAAAGTgaattcataatggacaactcgggaCATACAAGAATATCGTGGGAATTccattctaagagagaagtttagccaacataccttatttcgagctttttaaattactacaatgttctggaaatcttagccacttcgattTATTTTGAGATATAGCAAAAGTGAGCACAAATCAGGAAGGAGTTaatagttccagctcacttgagcattttatcaaatactaggtatgcattaaggtttcaagatccttctatggtggattctttcatcccactacccaaagtttacccaaatGAGCTCAACAATCATCCCACTACCCTTGATTGTACATGCATGTAgaataaacaactcccacacccaagaattgcttggcttattacctattttcaatttaaatcacggaattgagggctagggagtagaatcatacctttaggatgaagacctagtgaattcttcttgtaaattcttcaactttgagcaagaattgatgaatgataagcttaggaacttcccctctcactctatggcactccctctctctagaaatataagTTTTAACCTTCTAAATCGATCCCTAAgactgttttataagaatggggtcgggtttaaaaattagaaaaaatatagcctcactctacgaccggtctgcggtccacagacctattctacggtcgcataatgcggcGTAGAACCTCCCTCTGGAAATTTTTGTGCTGGTTCTGCGATGGATTATGCGTTATGCAAATGATTATGTGGCCACATAATGGTCCAAACATTTACCTAGATTTCTATCCAGTAtgcggcagatctgcggtccgcatactaaagacatctctggaggtagttctagtCTTTAAGCCACCtggccaatcctctgaatgattctgtatggtcCGAAATACCTCAAACTCAATTtttctttcttaccaaaccgcattatacccttcataggggaaaccttcaagaatacccaatcatcttctttgaactccaaatccctacgacgtatatccgaataggacttctgaagACTCTGGGCAGTTCTCAACCGTTCTGTAATAATCTTAACCTTCTttatagcctgatgcatgaggtatggccctatcaactccgcttccctaatctcgaaccacccaataggagatctacaACTCCTATTATATAAAGcttcgaacggtgccatctgaatgctagcatgataactattgttgtagacaAACTCTATGGgaggcaaatgatcatcccagctacccttgaagtcgagaacacaagcgctcaacatatcctcgagcatctgaatAGTCCTCTCTGAcagcccgtcggtctgtggatggaaagttgtactaagatttacctgagtacccaaccctTGCTAAAATTGCTTCCAAAAGTTAGttgtgaattgtgctccccgatcagaaatgatggaaactagagtTCCATGCAGCCTAataatttccttgatatacaactgagcatactattccgctgtgtcggtagccttaacaggtaagaagtgagtTGATTTCatgagtcggtccacaatcacccaaatagagtCGAACTTGCGAAGAGTGCGaagtagtcctaccacaaagtccatattggtCATCTCCAATTTCCAcatcggaatttctatgttcCATGTCAACCCACCGGGTCTTTGGTGTTCGAaattcacttgctgacaatttggacatcttgccatgAAGTCCGCTACATtcatcttcatatcattccaccaatagacttccttaagatcatggtacatctttgtagatcCCGGGTTCACGGAATACCTAAGAGTGTGAGCCTCAACCATGATTCTTTCAtggaacacataatcgcccttggtaccttagtgttcCATCATCCattccaagagaaaaggccatggtcttatatttatgaatcccctccttcaattgtaccaacaatggatcgttgtattgcttctcattgacttccaccacaagcgacaatttagccctattttgcacaatcacccctccttcactagagtcagCAAGATGcactcccaaactagccacccGATGAACCTCCTTCACCAACAACTTTTGATATGCCTCCAactgagccaaactacccatagtctgccacaacattagccttccccaaaTGATATAGGAcatcgatgtcataatccttgagtaattcaagccatcttctctgcctcaattcaatttcttctgtttgaaaataaattgaaggctattatggtccgtgaatatatccacatggaccccatacaaataatgacgccaaatcttcaacgtAAAGACCACAgctgcaagctctaagtcatgtgtggGATAGTTCTTtaatgattctttagttgcctataAGCATAAGCTATCAACTTGCCATGTTGCATAaatatacacccaagtccgattattgaagcatcacaatataccacaaacccatccttaccctctggtagggtcaacaccggtgtcgtagtcaatcttgatttcaactcctggaagcttctttcacaagcatTTGACCACTAGAACTTAatcgccttctgcgtcaatttagtcagtggagaggcaagagtagagaacccctccgcaaacttcctgtaataccccgctaggcctaagaaactgcgaatatcTATTGGGGTAGTAGGtataggccaattcttcacagctgcaatcttctgaggatcaacctcaattccttctctaAGAACGTGACagtttcaagccaaaattcacatttcgtaaactttgcatacaacttgcgCTAATATAGGGTCTGTAAAATTTCCCTGAGATAACCGGCATGGTCCTTtcgactttgtgaatatacaaggatatcgtcaataaacactatcacgaatGAGTCAAgtaaaggcttgaagactcgattcataagatccataagtTCCCATATTGTAAGGCCGAGAAaatttttgcaaaagaaaataatgtttcgtggtgacGAATTGGCTTTACatgttgaacaatgcactgagggataaaggaatatttttggcagaaaaatgcatgtctgcggtctattatgcgaccgcagaatcactctgcggaccgcataatggccgtagagtgaggcaAGAGAGGGGTgattttggatgccattctgcggttGACTATGCAATTGCAAAATTGTTCTACGGTtaattatgtgaccgcagaacaggtctgtaggccgcatagtgaccgtcgacccaggcagatttttggccagctttggacaccaattatacggccgatatgcggtccgcatatcaattatgcgatcggagaccttattccggagcttcatttttgggttcttataacccgaccctacttcgttaaatacacgcattggcccatttttgagctaaaatctgacattttagagtgagagagagtgccttagagtgagaaggtgttcctcaataattgttcttcagttattgctcaaattttggatgattaagaagggaaactcactaggtcttcatcctaaaggtaatattctacaccctaacccccaatttcgaattttgttaagAATTTGGTaaattagtaagataatattttggcatgggagttgttcatcttgcatgcatgtgttattagagggtgtaagaagattgtttgagctaagaatggtagcaaatgggttgtgggatgatggaatcctccataaatggaccttgaaaccttatgcacacatagtgtttgataaaatgctcaaatgagctagaacaatgatcatcttcctaattttggttcaatatgttatatttctaaaatagattgaagttgctaagaattccagaaaattttagagtttaaggaagctccattgaggtaggttggctaaactcctctcctaTAACTAAACCCCACGGTATTCTTGCAATTTATGTAAAGTCCCGAATTGTTCATTATGAAAGTGGCTCTTCCGGATAAGCTTGTGATAAAAGGTATATGTACAATATATATCCCAAGATGATTTTACTATGTTATGTtttcatttgagaatatgttcaaagtattGGATGTGCGTTAATAATATTACGACTTCAAGTCGAGTTCAAACGAAGGATATTATTCCAAGTTTTGTGAaaaacctctatgtgcctaatactcttaattgctcacatgtgtactaaaaacaTTGATTTATAATgccttattgttgatgatgatgatgatgttttaAAGTGAAAAGGGTGAGTATAAAATGCTaaatgtggccatcgtgccaCGATGAGAATTACATatatggccaatagtgccaatgaaatgaaagaatgtgtgaACATTATGAgatgtgttgtagatcatttacataataatgtcattaatgtcctatgatcacccgTGGCTAGTACGAGTAAGCAAAGTATGAACATGAATTGTGGCCGTTTGCCAAAACAGGAATAATGAATGAAACCTTGTGTACggcctatgaaacgcataggtatattatgttatgaaatcctgtggacggcctatgaaacacataggtatattatgttatgaaatcctgtggacagtctatgaagcgcgtaggtatattgtgttatgaaatcctgtggacagtctatgaaacacataattatattatgttatgaaatctaatggacggtctatgaaatgcataagtatattgtgttatgaaatcctgtggaaggtctatgaaatgcataggtatattgtgttatgaaatcctatggacggtctatgaaacgcataggtatattgtgttatgaaatcctgtggacagtatatgaaacgcataggtatattatgttatgaaatcctgtggacggtctatgaaatgcataggtgtattgtgttatgaaatcctgtggatggtcgacgaaacgcataggtgcattgtgtatgatATGTATAGgtatacggtatgaataaacactatggacggtctatgaacgcataggtgtataatatgatatgtgaacactaagaaCGGTCTAATGGGACGCATTAGTAATGCAGACAGTTTGTACATATTGTTTCacttacattatattatgtgttccacgtatagatcatatggctcggttgaccctaaaagaagtttagaatgatgcaagtataataaggcttGATATTTGAACCTACACGATGTTTTGTAGTCTTTTGATGTACTTTaaatgcctcttatttgagttaccatattTTTAAACGTTGTTATGTCTGCCTTttatacgagtactattccacatgcaCTCACGTACCTTTTGCCGgtcatcttttaatggatgcaggtggttccatagcaggcggcattgatcagtgataacagTACACTCTcctcccagcagacttggtgagccccacttcacttcggggtcatgtatcttttgtttctcatgtacttagtggttgaggtatagccgaggttTTGTTGCCGACATTATCCTAGTACTCTTCTGTATTTATAGAGGATCCGtaaacatagtgtgggttgtatatttgtgctggggaagtcaaactagttatgttgtgtttgaattactaatTCCACTTCAGACTATGAAAAAAATATGTCTGAAAGTttagactttaaaatgaagtagcTAATGGTAAGGATTGGTATTGCAGGCATGATCACTTTATTCTttgattaatgaaaatatgtattctctttattcatggatgagtttgggtagaaggaaatccaacaggcttgcttggctgggttcactcggttgagcaccggtcgtgctcccggagtttggggcgtgacacatacCGGTTCTTGAAAGCTGTTctcagaatatcctgctcccttatctttaattggtgatacccggatcataaatcaatcttggagaaatacttagcaccctgcaattgatcaCACAAATTATCTATCCTTGgcaatgggtacttattctttatcgtgaccttgttgagttgccgatagtcaatacacattcttagtgatccatctttctttcttacaaaaaggaccggtgcgccccaaggcgacacactcggccgactgaaacccttctctaacaagtgttcctttagctctttcaattccGCTGGTGCCATTCtttagggtggaatagatataggttggtgcctggcatcacatcaatcccaaaatcaatctccctgtctggcaggatcccagggagctcatccggaaagacctccaGAAATTCATTCAGAACAGGcatagactcaagtgtaggtgcctcatcATCGGTGcccgtaacccagaccaaatggtagatacaccctttgttaatcatcttcgtggccttaaggtaagaaataaacctacccttcggcaccacatcaatccccttccattcaatcactgactcatttggaaattcaaacataACGGTTCTGGTTCATcagtcaagcttggcaaaacattaATAAAGCCAATACATTctcattattacatcaaaatcaaccatccccaatttagtgagatcggccatggtgtcccgaccacgcaccatgacaacacaatccctataaacccgcatgACCGCAATAGACTTAATATCAGGAGTAGATACAGGGAACGACTCATGGAATTTTTCTGGCTCTATCCCAAATTCTATAGaaacatagggagtgacataggacaaagtggaaccgagatcaataagagcatacacatcatgagattggacagtcaatatacctgtaacaacatctggagaagcctttgAACTCTGGCAATCCCTCATAAcatagaaacggctgggtcctcccgaactctgtgtaccacccctagctgcaccacgccctgcgggtgctagGGTGcttcgagctggaggaggtgatgCGCATGTTGTAGCTGCAGAACTGGTCGGTTGTGCTGCACCCTGCACATGCTCCGGtgagacgaacgacaatccctctgaatgttacccctcataccacacccgtagcatatgggctAGTCCATGAAGCAGGCCCCAACGTGAATATTCccgcacctagggcatgggggcctccactgctgctgaaatctcc
It includes:
- the LOC138893990 gene encoding uncharacterized protein, with the translated sequence MRDCQSSKASPDVVTGILTVQSHDVYALIDLGSTLSYVTPYVSIEFGIEPEKFHESFPVSTPDIKSIAVMRVYRDCVVMVRGRDTMADLTKLGMVDFDVIMRITVMFEFPNESVIEWKGIDVVPKGRFISYLKATKMINKGCIYHLVWVTGTDDEAPTLESMPVLNEFLEVFPDELPGILPDREIDFGIDVMPGTNLYLFHPKEWHQRN